Below is a genomic region from Pyrinomonadaceae bacterium.
CGATACAATCCTGAGGACTTGACGGAGATCGCCCTCGAACGTTCAGGTTTGTGATGCGCGTTGGTCGCGGTAAGGAGGACAACATGCTCGTAAACTTAAATACCAAGAGACGAAATTTGATGTTCGTCCTTATGTTGCTGGCTTTTGGTTTACCCGGCCTGGCGCACGCGCAGTTGCGCGACAAACCGTGTCCGGTTCTGTACAAGACCTACAAAGATAACCGCGAGACGAATCCGGACGTCGCTTACGAAGCTGCGTCGGAATTTCTGAAACGATGTAACAACACGGATCGGACCGTGAAAGCTTGGATGGATGCGTACGAAAAATCGGCGTACGAGGAACCGGCTAAGAAAACTGAACCTTTGCCCCCCGCAGCGAGAACTACCGAAACGCCGGCCGAGGCTCCGATTGTTAGTCCCGGCCGCTACTACGCCTTAGTCATCGGCAACAATTCCTACCGCCATCTGCCTAAATTGGAAACCGCAGTCGCTGATGCGCGCGTAGTCGATTCGATTTTGCGCGAGCGATACGGCTTTGAAACGAAACTCATATTGAATGCCGGCCGGCAGGACATCTTCCAGGCGATCAGTTTCTACCGGCAGAAACTCGATCACAACGACAACCTGCTGGTCTACTACGCGGGTCACGGTCACTTTGATCGTGAGGCTGATAAGGCATACTGGCTGCCCATCGATGCGCGGCGCGAAGATAGCGCCAACTGGGTGAGCGCCGACGACATCACCAGTAACGTCAAAGCCATTCCGGCCCGACATGTTTTGATAGTTTCAGACAGTTGTTACTCGGGCACGATTTATCGCAGCCTGGGATTGGCAGTCGGAGAAATTTCTGAGCGCGACCGCTTTCTGCAAAAGATGCAGGCGGGGAAATCACGCACCTTGATGGCCAGCGGTGGGAACGAGCCGGTCGCCGATGGCGGTGGTGACGGGCATTCGGTTTTCGCGCGAGTGTTTCTTACCGGACTTACGAAAATTGAGCGCAACAGTTTTACCGGTGCGGAACTGTTTCGCGATTTTGTTCAGGAGCGGGTGGCGGGCAAAGCAGATCAGACCCCGGAATATAATCCGCTGCGGAACTCAGGCCACGAGAGTGGCGATTTCGTTTTTGTGCGCAAGCAAGCCGCCAAAAAACCATAGAATACCAACCCAACGATGCCGGATCCTCAAATCTCTCTACTTCTTGATTTGATCGACCAGGCGTTCGATCATCGCGCCTGGCACGGGACAAACCTGCGCGGCTCAATTCGTGGATTGCGCGTTGACGACGTGACGTGGCGACCCGCGCCCGGCCGGCACAACATTTGGGAAACCGTGGTGCACGCGGCTTATTGGAAGTACATCGTGCGTCGCCGAATTCTCTCGGAAGCGCGTGGTTCATTTTCGTTGGAGGGCTCGAATTGGTTTGTGCGGCCGGCGGATGGCAAATCGACTGAGGCTGATTGGCGTGATGAGGTGAAGCTGCTGGTCGAAGCGCACCGCAGCATGCGCGCCGCCGTGGCCGGAATGACCGATGCGCAACTTAAAGTCACGCCGAAAGGCAGCAAGGTCAGCAACGACGCGATCATCATGGGCATTGCATCTCACGATCTTTATCACGCCGGCCAGATTCAGTTGTTGAAAAAGTTGAGGAGAGCGGAAGATTAAGGCGCGCCTCAATCTCGGTCCGCTCTCCTGGCCTTTAGAGGTCTTTTCGGTGCGACGTCCTCAGAAGCGCGTCGCAGCGGTTCCCGTTTTACGGAGTGGCCCCGTCCTCGTAGACCACTGGCATCCCGGTCGTATTGTCGCCCTGCACCATCACATGCGTGGCCCAGACACGTTGAGAGCGCAGAATGCCGTTACCAAAGACGAGGCTGTCGGAAACAATGATGCCGTCGCCAATCACGACGCCGTCTCCCAAAAGAATCCCATCGCCCAGCACGACCCCGGTGCAGAACAGTGTGCCGTGACCAAGGACACCGCCGTTGCTTGTCCAAATGCCGTCGCCGATCACGACGCCGTCACCAAGCAATATGCCGTCCCCGATCACCACACCGTCACCAATTACGACGCGGTCCCCGATTACTACGCCGTCGCCGATTACGACACCATCACCGATCACAACGCCCTGCGCGTAATAAGTCTTATATTTTGTAATCAGACTCGTGCCGGTCGCGTACCAACGCGGGAAGAAAATACCGCGCGCCCAGGTGAATGTGTGGCCGGCAATCGTGGTTTGCGGGGCCGGCAAGGTCGTTGTCGTCAGCATCGACGTACCGGCAGGTGTAGTGGCGGTCAAGTCCGTGCGCACGAGCTTGGCGAGCTGCACTGCTCCCTGGACATTCAGTTGGCCGGTGCCCTGCTCGAGCATGTTGTAGCCTTTCAGAGGCTGCGACGTGTACTGAAGAATCATCTTCACCATGTTCGGTGTCAGCTTGGGGTTTGCTTGAAGCAAGAGAGCTACGGCGCCCGCAGCCACTGGCGTGGCCATCGAAGTTCCGCTCAACAACATGACTTTGTGATTAGCATTGCTGCCCGGTGTGACTTCCAGCAAACTGTGCTCTCTGACAATCGAATTATTCAGCGCCTCGGCCCCAATCAGCTTGTTGCCCGGAGCAACGATGTCCGGCTTGATGACGTGGTCGTAAATTCTACGACCATCGACCATCTGAAAACTTCGGGTCGGCCCGCGTGAGCTGTAGGTTGTCACTGCGTCATCGGCGCGCGATTCCGTGTCAAAGGTGTTCGAGGCTCCGATAGTTAGCGCTGTGGGTTCGTTGGCCGGGCTGTGAATCCGACCATAAAACTTTTGTCCGGTCGAGTCAGTTCCATCGTTGCCGGCCGCCGCGAGCACAACGATGCCCGTGTCTACGAGCTTCCGTACGGCGAGGCAAAGCGGGTCGATCCTGTACGAGTCAATTGCCGGCGCGCCAATGCTGAGGCTGACAACACGAATCCGATATTTCTGATAATTCTTTTCGCCGAGCGGCTTATTCGGATCGACGGGCGCCAAAATCCATTGCAGGGCATTGAGAACGTTTGAGGTTTTACCGATGCCTTGTGAATCAAGCACTCGCAGATTGATGATCTTTGCCTCGGGCGCGATTCCCGAGTACGCGCCGCTAGCGATGTGAGCCGGCGCGGTCGCGAGTGACGCCACGTGCGTTCCGTGCCCGAAGGGATCGTCGGTGCGGTTCTCTCCGGTGAAGTCTTTTTGAAAGGCGATGTCGCCAACGCCGTGGTGGTCCTTGTCGATACCCGAATCAAGGATCGCGATATTCATGTCCTTCCCTTTAAGGCCGCTGTTGCCGTTTTGCAAACGCATATCGCGGGCGCCGGTCGCACCCTCAACGAAGCCGAAAGATCGAACTTCCTGATCGGGCGAGGCGACTTCGACCTCATCGAACCCCGCGAGTTCTTCCACTACAGAAGCGGGAAGCTCGACGGCTATCGAAGAAAACTGTTCGAACTCACCTTTTACTTTGACGCCGTTGCGTTTGAGCAGCGTCTTTAGCTCGCCTTTGGGTTTCTCTTTGAGTCGGAGGATTACGGATACTATTTCGCCGTTCGAGCCGGTGCCGGCCAGGCGCTGGCGCATGGCCTGTGAGATCTTGTCGCCCTTGTTCCTGGCCGATTTCGCCGCGGATCTTTCACCGCTGAACACGCTGAACGCGACACCTGCGGCGACAGCGATTAAAACCAGGAGCATCGTCAATCGAACGGTTTTGGTGGGTTTGGCTTTTTTCATATCTCCTTCGGGAACTCCGATTGCCCTCTGCCGCCGCGCCGGCACTTAGTCTGGTAAGTGCACGCCTGCTACTGCTTTCGCGAGCAGCACGCTCTTCTCGCTGATACTTGAAAGATCGCGCTCGAGACGTCTCGAGTCGCAGCACACTTTGCGAGTGGTGTGCCGTGCTGGAAAGTGGCAAACCTTCGATTTCTAAGGCGTTCCCGCATCGTTAAAGGTTTCTCGTTGGAGGCGGCTGACCGATTCGTTCAAAAAGACTTGACCATCACTTCAGTTCGACGCGCGCTACGGCCGTTTGTTGACCGTTGCGGCAGGCTTTCAAAAAAGCGAGCGCGCACTTTAGAATCTGCGTAATTTCGGTTTAATGACTTCCAACCGAAGTGACTTGCCGGGTCGCCACGCACCATGAGATTCGAAGTTATTGCCGCATTCATTCTCGGCGCTTTGCTCCCGGTACTGGAGACTTGCCGTCGAGGCGTCGGTCACTGGACGGTCGAGTTCACGACGATGTTCGAGGATTACGTGGCTGGCGCGTTGCTGCTCATCGGCGCCTGGGCGACGTATCGCGCGCGTTCATGGGGAGCGTTGTTTCTGTTGCTGGCGTGGGCTTACTTCACCGGCTTAATGAGCAGCAGCTTCTGGTATCAGCTCGAAGAAACCATTAAGCAAACTTCATCCGAACCGAATAACTTCATAGTGGTAATTGTGAAGTTTTTGTTGTGGGCCACCTCTGTCACCGCGTTGTTTCTTTCCTTCCGGAGCGCGTCGCGCAGGTTCCGGCTCGGCACGCAGGATTGAAACTCAGACGTTCGCCCTTGCGTAAGTGAATATATCCACCTCTTAACGAGACCTCCGATGTACTGCCCGAATTGCGGAAACCAAAACTCACCTGACCAGAAATTTTGCCGATCGTGTGGTCTGGGCCTGCAGAAGGTCGCCCAGACGCTAAGCGAGCAACTGCCAACGAAGCTCGACGTGTCGCTTCAGCAGAAGAAGGAACGGTTTGAGAAGTTAGGCGTCGCCGCATTGAGCATTTTCGGCGCCGGCGTCGCCATCCCGCTTCTTTATGGAATCTTCTACAAAATGATGTATGCGCAGGGAAAAGTGATGGCGGGACTCGGATTGCTCGCACTGATAATTGTTTTGGGTTGCGGCTTACTCTCAGTGATTCTGTTTGCCAAAGCGAACGAAGTGAAAGAGACGCCGGCGAACCGGCCAACACCGGAACCAATAGATTTGAAATCGGCTGATACTCGTGAGCTTCCCGAGTACACAGCCCAACAAACTCCCCCATTCAGCGTGACTGATCGCACCACAGAATTGCTGGCTGAGGAAACTAAAGCCCAGGCCAAAGGGAACGGTTAGGACCTCAACGAGCGGGCAAGATCATGAAAAAGCTCTTATCTGAGAGAGACGGTTTCAAACCCGTGTTGTTGGAACGCGAGCCCGGCGTCCAGCGTGAACGTACTGTTTTCCTGATTTCTTAAGCCGTTGGTGAGCCCAATGAAACTACGCGTCATTCCTTCGATCGTCGTGCTTCTGCTAGTTGGTTCGTCAGCACTCGCGCAACGGCCACCTGACATACCTCTGAATCCAGCCATCAACCGGCAAGTTGTCGAAGGCGCCATCCGGGCCGTCAACAAGTATTACGTTTCAGCCGACGTGGCCAAGCGCGTTGAAGATAATCTGCGGGAGCGATTGCAAAAAGGCGAGTACGACAAGATTACGAGCGCGTACGATCTGATGGATGCGCTGGACGCACACATGCAGGGAGTTAGCCGTGATCGTCACCTGGCACTGGCTTACAGCTATCGTCCTGAACCCTTACTCGAAGGCCGTGACTTTGACCCGGAAACTGCCGCCGAAAAAACGGAGGGTCGCACGGCGGCTCGTGCGAGAAACTTTGGATTTGAAAAGGTCGAGCGTCTGCCGGGGAACATCGGATATCTGGAAATGAACAGCTTTGTGCGCCCGGAGTTCAGCGGCGAAACGGCCCGATCAGTCATGGACTTCGTCGCGAATACAGATGCGCTGATCATCGATCTTCGCAGAAGCAGCGGCGGGTCCGCTGACATGGTGTTGTTCCTCGCGAGTTACTTCTTTGATGAGGAGCCGTTTCATCTTGGCGACTGGTTTGTGC
It encodes:
- a CDS encoding caspase family protein: MLVNLNTKRRNLMFVLMLLAFGLPGLAHAQLRDKPCPVLYKTYKDNRETNPDVAYEAASEFLKRCNNTDRTVKAWMDAYEKSAYEEPAKKTEPLPPAARTTETPAEAPIVSPGRYYALVIGNNSYRHLPKLETAVADARVVDSILRERYGFETKLILNAGRQDIFQAISFYRQKLDHNDNLLVYYAGHGHFDREADKAYWLPIDARREDSANWVSADDITSNVKAIPARHVLIVSDSCYSGTIYRSLGLAVGEISERDRFLQKMQAGKSRTLMASGGNEPVADGGGDGHSVFARVFLTGLTKIERNSFTGAELFRDFVQERVAGKADQTPEYNPLRNSGHESGDFVFVRKQAAKKP
- a CDS encoding DinB family protein; translation: MPDPQISLLLDLIDQAFDHRAWHGTNLRGSIRGLRVDDVTWRPAPGRHNIWETVVHAAYWKYIVRRRILSEARGSFSLEGSNWFVRPADGKSTEADWRDEVKLLVEAHRSMRAAVAGMTDAQLKVTPKGSKVSNDAIIMGIASHDLYHAGQIQLLKKLRRAED
- a CDS encoding S8 family serine peptidase, which translates into the protein MKKAKPTKTVRLTMLLVLIAVAAGVAFSVFSGERSAAKSARNKGDKISQAMRQRLAGTGSNGEIVSVILRLKEKPKGELKTLLKRNGVKVKGEFEQFSSIAVELPASVVEELAGFDEVEVASPDQEVRSFGFVEGATGARDMRLQNGNSGLKGKDMNIAILDSGIDKDHHGVGDIAFQKDFTGENRTDDPFGHGTHVASLATAPAHIASGAYSGIAPEAKIINLRVLDSQGIGKTSNVLNALQWILAPVDPNKPLGEKNYQKYRIRVVSLSIGAPAIDSYRIDPLCLAVRKLVDTGIVVLAAAGNDGTDSTGQKFYGRIHSPANEPTALTIGASNTFDTESRADDAVTTYSSRGPTRSFQMVDGRRIYDHVIKPDIVAPGNKLIGAEALNNSIVREHSLLEVTPGSNANHKVMLLSGTSMATPVAAGAVALLLQANPKLTPNMVKMILQYTSQPLKGYNMLEQGTGQLNVQGAVQLAKLVRTDLTATTPAGTSMLTTTTLPAPQTTIAGHTFTWARGIFFPRWYATGTSLITKYKTYYAQGVVIGDGVVIGDGVVIGDRVVIGDGVVIGDGILLGDGVVIGDGIWTSNGGVLGHGTLFCTGVVLGDGILLGDGVVIGDGIIVSDSLVFGNGILRSQRVWATHVMVQGDNTTGMPVVYEDGATP
- a CDS encoding zinc-ribbon domain-containing protein — translated: MYCPNCGNQNSPDQKFCRSCGLGLQKVAQTLSEQLPTKLDVSLQQKKERFEKLGVAALSIFGAGVAIPLLYGIFYKMMYAQGKVMAGLGLLALIIVLGCGLLSVILFAKANEVKETPANRPTPEPIDLKSADTRELPEYTAQQTPPFSVTDRTTELLAEETKAQAKGNG
- a CDS encoding S41 family peptidase; translated protein: MKLRVIPSIVVLLLVGSSALAQRPPDIPLNPAINRQVVEGAIRAVNKYYVSADVAKRVEDNLRERLQKGEYDKITSAYDLMDALDAHMQGVSRDRHLALAYSYRPEPLLEGRDFDPETAAEKTEGRTAARARNFGFEKVERLPGNIGYLEMNSFVRPEFSGETARSVMDFVANTDALIIDLRRSSGGSADMVLFLASYFFDEEPFHLGDWFVRAENRTQQWWTLPYVPGSRYVGKDVYILVSRRSFSAVEGLASILQHHKRATIVGEKTSGGTHPGRMVRVHPNFAVFVPMSWFIYPTGTPSVPIDRPVYPTTKTDYQGTPVTPDIAVPANQALKRAHLEALAKKLAREPSQKDRLEPLIQGLKKELEEMTPKP